A window from Synechococcus sp. RSCCF101 encodes these proteins:
- a CDS encoding IS5 family transposase, whose translation MRGQQERTGPLFSYVSTEDRIAASHPLRQVRRLADHALDRLNPTFCRLYPEGGRPSIPPEQLLLALLLQAIYGIRSERMLIEQLDYNLLFRWFVGLNPDDPVWHPTTFTKNRDRLLNEDLMARFLELLLASPEVKPLLSSEHFSVDGTLLRAWASHSSLERLDGVDDGDGPAPPSGGHGFGGAPAKGRKRARDDFRGLLLSNQTHRSGSDADARLFRKSSGTGAFLSYLGHCLMENRHGLVVASEVTRANGHGERTAALRMAKALPGTHQKTLAADKGYDTRDFVAGVRFAGVTPHVAQNSGPRRRSAIDGRTVRHAGYGQSINARKRIEQVFGWIKQAAGLRQLKARGRSRVGAVFRLHVAAYNLIRLANLLSPGRALA comes from the coding sequence ATGCGCGGACAGCAGGAGCGGACCGGCCCTCTGTTCTCCTATGTCTCCACTGAGGATCGGATTGCGGCGTCGCATCCCCTGCGGCAGGTCCGGCGGCTAGCGGATCACGCCCTTGACCGGCTGAATCCCACCTTCTGCAGGCTCTATCCCGAGGGTGGTCGTCCCTCCATCCCACCGGAACAGCTGCTGCTGGCCCTGTTGTTGCAGGCGATCTATGGCATCCGCTCGGAGCGAATGCTGATCGAGCAGCTGGACTACAACCTGCTGTTCAGGTGGTTCGTCGGCCTCAATCCAGACGATCCCGTCTGGCATCCCACAACCTTCACCAAGAACCGGGATCGGTTGCTCAATGAGGACCTCATGGCCCGATTCCTCGAACTCCTGCTGGCCTCACCCGAGGTCAAACCGCTGCTGAGTTCCGAGCACTTCTCGGTCGATGGCACCCTGCTGCGGGCCTGGGCATCCCACAGCTCTCTCGAGCGTCTGGACGGAGTGGATGACGGTGACGGTCCAGCACCGCCCAGTGGTGGCCATGGATTTGGTGGGGCTCCCGCGAAAGGCCGCAAACGGGCCAGAGATGATTTCAGGGGGCTGCTGCTCTCCAACCAAACCCATCGCTCCGGCAGTGACGCCGATGCGCGGTTGTTCCGCAAGTCCAGTGGCACTGGGGCGTTTCTCAGCTATCTGGGCCATTGCCTGATGGAGAACCGCCACGGCCTGGTGGTGGCCAGTGAAGTGACCCGGGCGAATGGCCATGGGGAACGAACCGCTGCGCTGCGGATGGCAAAGGCTCTGCCGGGTACTCACCAGAAGACTCTCGCCGCGGACAAGGGCTACGACACCAGGGATTTCGTGGCAGGTGTTCGCTTTGCCGGCGTCACGCCGCATGTCGCCCAGAACAGCGGCCCGCGTCGCCGCTCCGCCATTGATGGCCGTACCGTCCGCCATGCGGGCTACGGCCAATCGATCAATGCCAGGAAGCGGATCGAGCAGGTGTTTGGTTGGATCAAACAGGCCGCCGGCTTGCGTCAGCTCAAGGCCAGAGGCCGCTCCAGGGTGGGCGCGGTGTTCCGGCTGCATGTGGCGGCCTACAACCTGATCCGTCTGGCCAACCTGCTCAGCCCGGGGAGGGCGCTGGCATGA
- a CDS encoding transposase family protein: protein MPQIASAATDLDLITYLRAIPDARMRRGVRIPAWYLLLVAVLGILSRCESLRDLERFARRHHAVLIEALGIELRRPPSDSAFRYFFLQVDVTAVCDAIRDWTIAQIPDGAADLDQLVCDGKTLRGSAEPTAGGGSAFIAQVTLYSAALGVAIAQTCTATGEDHERAVLRRLLGELDLGGVLVQADALHTQKPFFGSSRSREPTSC from the coding sequence GTGCCCCAGATCGCCTCTGCCGCAACTGATCTCGACCTGATCACCTACCTCCGGGCTATTCCTGATGCCCGCATGCGCCGGGGCGTTCGCATCCCGGCCTGGTACCTGCTCCTGGTTGCGGTTCTCGGAATCCTGAGCCGTTGCGAGAGCCTCCGGGATCTGGAGCGCTTTGCCCGGCGCCATCACGCTGTTCTCATCGAGGCGCTTGGGATCGAACTGCGGCGCCCACCGTCTGATTCCGCCTTCCGCTACTTCTTCCTGCAGGTGGATGTCACGGCCGTCTGCGATGCCATTCGCGACTGGACGATCGCTCAGATCCCTGATGGTGCGGCCGATCTCGATCAGCTGGTGTGTGACGGCAAGACGTTGCGGGGCTCGGCAGAGCCCACCGCTGGCGGTGGCTCGGCCTTCATTGCCCAGGTGACGCTCTACTCCGCGGCCCTGGGCGTGGCGATTGCTCAGACCTGCACCGCCACAGGCGAGGACCACGAGCGGGCTGTCCTCAGGAGGCTGCTTGGAGAGCTCGACCTCGGCGGTGTGCTGGTTCAGGCCGACGCACTCCACACGCAGAAACCGTTTTTCGGCAGCTCCAGGAGCAGGGAGCCGACTTCCTGCTGA
- a CDS encoding ISAs1 family transposase, which produces MLTVKANQRTLHRQIRSQFQGKRRIPFTATDHELGHGRDITWSIRAKEAPAHIKENWPGSAWIVEVSATGSRQGKPFQATHRFITSLRTPPKALLQLVRDRWSLESWHWIRDTQLREDNHRYGGNGAGVMATLRTAALNLLRLAGFRSVREGLQAVMHDITTLLAMVRQTPGAAMP; this is translated from the coding sequence CTGCTGACGGTCAAAGCCAACCAGCGGACGCTGCATCGTCAGATCCGCAGCCAATTCCAGGGGAAGCGCCGGATCCCTTTCACCGCAACGGATCACGAGCTTGGCCATGGCCGTGACATCACCTGGAGCATCCGGGCGAAAGAGGCACCCGCTCACATCAAGGAGAACTGGCCCGGCAGTGCCTGGATCGTGGAGGTGAGCGCCACCGGCTCCCGCCAGGGCAAGCCGTTTCAGGCCACCCACCGGTTCATCACCAGTCTGCGCACCCCTCCAAAAGCCCTGCTGCAACTGGTCCGTGACCGCTGGAGCCTGGAAAGCTGGCACTGGATCCGGGACACCCAGCTCAGAGAAGACAACCACCGCTACGGCGGCAATGGCGCCGGGGTGATGGCCACCCTGCGCACCGCGGCACTCAACCTCCTGCGACTGGCTGGATTCCGCTCCGTCCGCGAGGGACTCCAGGCCGTGATGCACGACATCACCACGCTGCTGGCGATGGTCCGGCAGACACCGGGAGCAGCGATGCCATGA